Proteins encoded by one window of Venturia canescens isolate UGA chromosome 2, ASM1945775v1, whole genome shotgun sequence:
- the LOC122405861 gene encoding uncharacterized protein isoform X3, which translates to MSNEFIEIDQVEWEKVARRVFYDCLASSSSSSFSSLSPLSSRTSNVTVKTLVDYIERIATGKYRDKHLLDELQKSIAECSGDGWVNYALFKKASKRWVTKIQQRRVQDGNNNVTKDDSRSDDEKQHSADSSDNERDFEILFGERRRKNKASRKSVTVDFVDLLNVSSYSPSSDTTHGCAMSDTAPESPDEADSGCGVAVGIGDVPALDLRMRIRRFDEENSMLREDLVRAEELSAGLQRQLENLRKKFDQTKEKCRQLERENDEQQELLHEAEEKERDCRWALQKMEKEKNSLARKLDDAEAEKQQIALLDSHLERLKKEKYDCIRELTLCRQELEDKQRECELLRDQLAQISEVNKSLQESYEKSIQCLRDKVQELKNEKFVFCTPDTVGSPSDGNGPATPIGFLYSRTPSLSCNDDALHDSLFEELKASGFSASNESRVRELEDELSWYEANIGQALTEINKVMQKFSHDIPKSQDPDARVNDTDEEQGPEVSSLLRKISELSNAVNEIVRKPEVKDASSQASTDSSYTNQRLSSQLGIRCFQDEFNSIREKRERQSEKQENWSFQRVKDTFAGAFSMNTHSLGDCGDVEEAEIACEAVKSDNDRFSTSCSMSTGLGIQEHTIIEPIVQELERIIQCTNEREEKNTAHTSPSKNPRSRCIYTTVDNSAADLNLNPPKNLQPDFASTYVISSGGGDGLLRGMINNTTLNDDFTVEPIAQLVKTLSLSEDSSKLGASSLTESMIKSNTLESEKISKTEAIPEERNDSDFIGTESGGAAVEKPLEKKVDKPNGNIVDYCETPININLRNRPKRKISVFDRSFDIDTLNDETEPGVCSNTYRLTERLMSAPSEQEKSLDEESFDSESMKNSQSSKNFLFSYREKNDESDSSDNVSPSKGHDCFDSLTEIETPNRSSQRPVIAPTKLKLPSVMEIPPYAPVATSTKFNDEAKNSNNYEKRQIYEKNHFPSDVSSISKDMNSFANDFTRPSNRDIGKGVTYRKSPSSRQLNFSNFPVLSRNDDTDSTNQMAQEESVDLSKSVSLPDVESTCNDFTSKIPAAQPNAKPPLSLTYNKPQTDVQTTHARDPSKPGGLWYGHVEEAVCGYETRDDNERNAASYGGGVTGSACIRREGKDEKANVSPAAVALAMSSGEDSSDSECGPMAIRENDNAHCNVGNETRSISPTVLNFVGGALLGTSTPASINNNNENCNNNNVKKLDDIPDHQTKKSIVPKREKREKPHTIRRSLSDSGCGRSECRCRLTNVVSSQEEFNKEENRPAVFPSLTDARLQESGIAKLPNNDELRENLPEAELERKFIALSVGLVTDRVTLHRRVALSIRQRDQSERNLSCEIQKMHQDIQDLAPLCIDRESVERVERVRHQLEMINQCAHRVSCTAETLGAVHQENRISRAVLLADRYLLVLRSRCEKLAHDLSETKRILTENNIVVEDHSGELGDDMPRTRYRGVPITNRTMDGLRQRNSVSGRVTLRRPSLSAEVQKWEVEKLDRTDSSSSSIGELREIFEQAESRRNSREENNNVLRLHSSNLNIRADCEQNSEIEVWTNAREESVPELPVTPNGFHESRHGRSTTAFVPCWKTMMWCIVISFFFGFYVKHAVSSSSECSSSNLKWWSIEELVERYFSAQSNSPRPI; encoded by the exons ATGAGCAACGAGTTCATCGAGATCGACCAGGTCGAATGGGAAAAGG TTGCTCGGAGAGTATTTTACGACTGTCTCGcatcgtcgtcctcgtcgtcgttttCATCGCTTTCGCCATTGTCGTCGAGGACCAGCAATGTTACGGTCAAAACCCTCGTTGATTATATTGAAAGAATCGCTACCGGCAAATATAG AGATAAACATCTTCTCGATGAGCTGCAAAAGTCAATCGCGGAATGCTCGGGTGACGGTTGGGTGAATTATGCTTTGTTCAAAAAAGCGTCCAAGCGTTGGGTCACAAAGATACAGCAGCGTCGCGTGCAAGATGGAAATAATAATGTGACCAAGGACGATTCAAG GTCCGACGACGAGAAACAACACTCTGCCGACTCGAGCGACAACGAACGAGATTTCGAGATTTTGTTTGGGGAACGCCGCAGGAAGAACAAAGCCTCACGGAAGTCAGTCACAGTCG ATTTCGTCGATCTTCTAAATGTGTCGAGTTACAGTCCGAGCAGCGACACGACACACGG GTGCGCGATGTCCGACACAGCCCCCGAGTCTCCCGACGAGGCCGACAGCGGCTGTGGCGTCGCCGTTGGCATCGGCGATGTACCGGCGCTTGATTTACGAATGCGAATCCGGAGATTCGACGAAGAGAATTCCATGCTCAGGGAAGATCTCGTCAGAGCTGAAGAACTCTCGGCTGGGCTACAGCGACAGCTCGAAAACCTACGAAAAAAGTT CGATcagacgaaagaaaaatgtcgCCAGTTAGAACGCGAGAACGACGAGCAGCAAGAGTTACTGCACGAGGCGGAGGAAAAGGAGCGGGACTGTCGATGGGCCTTgcagaaaatggaaaaagagaaaaattcacTCGCGAGAAAACTCGACGATGCGGAGGCAGAA AAACAACAAATAGCTTTGTTGGACTCACACTTGGAGAgactaaaaaaagaaaaatatgactGCATTAGAGAACTGACCTTGTGCAGACAAGAACTTGAGGATAAACAGAGAGAGTGCGAACTGTTGAGAGACCAGCTTGCCCAGATAAGCGAAGTGAACAAAAGTTTACAAGAATCTTACGAGAAAAGTATTCAG TGCTTACGGGATAAGGTTCaagaattaaaaaacgaaaaattcgttttttgcaCACCAGACACTGTCGGAAGTCCTTCCGATGGA AATGGTCCGGCTACACCAATTGGATTTCTGTACTCTCGCACGCCGAGTCTTTCCTGCAACGATGACGCGCTGCACGATTCCTTGTTCGAGGAATTAAAAGCTTCT GGATTTTCGGCGTCTAATGAGTCCAGAGTTCGCGAGCTTGAGGACGAGTTATCTTGGTACGAGGCGAACATCGGTCAAGCCCTGACTGAAATAAACAA gGTGATGCAGAAATTTTCTCATGATATACCAAAATCCCAAGATCCCGACGCCAGAGTTAACGATACGGATGAAGAACAAGGTCCCGAAGTGTCATCGCTCTTGAGGAAAATTTCGGAGTTATCGAATGCG GTGAACGAGATCGTACGGAAGCCCGAGGTGAAGGACGCGAGTTCACAGGCGTCTACCGATTCGAGCTACACGAATCAACGACTATCCAGTCAATTGGGAATTCGTTGCTTTCAGGACGAGTTCAATTCTAT aCGTGAAAAAAGGGAGCGTCAATCAGAGAAACAAGAGAATTGGAGTTTTCAACGCGTCAAGGACACTTTTGCGGGAGCTTTCTCGATGAATACGCACTCCCTCGGCGACTGCGGGGACGTCGAAGAAGCCGAAATTGCATGTGAAGCCGTCAAATCTGATAACGATCGCTTCTCAACTTCCTGCTCCATGTCGACTGGCCTCGGGATTCAAGAGCACACCATTATCGAACCCATCGTTCAAGAACTCGAGAGAATAATTCAGTGCACGAACGaacgcgaggaaaaaaacacgGCTCATACCTCGCCTTCTAAAAACCCCAG GTCCAGATGCATCTATACGACGGTCGACAATTCTGCAGCAGACTTGAATTTAAACCCTCCGAAGAATCTGCAGCCCGATTTTGCATCGACTTACGTTATTTCGTCGGGAGGTGGAGACGGATTGTTACGAGGAATGATAAATAATACAACGTTGAACGACGATTTTACGGTAGAGCCGATCGCTCAACTGGTCAAGACATTATCACTGTCGGAGGATTCAAGTAAATTAGGTGCTAGTTCGTTAACGGAATCAATGATAAAATCGAACACTttggagagtgaaaaaatcagCAAGACTGAAGCGATACCCGAGGAGAGGAACGATTCAGATTTCATCGGTACGGAATCTGGCGGAGCAGCGGTCGAAAAgccattggaaaaaaaagtagacAAACCGAATGGTAACATCGTAGATTATTGTGAGACGCCAATTAATATAAATTTGCGGAATAGaccgaaacgaaaaatttccgtGTTTGATCGTTCTTTCGACATAGATACGCTGAACGACGAGACCGAACCAGGAGTTTGTTCCAACACTTACAGACTGACCGAGCGTTTGATGAGTGCACCGTCCGAGCAAGAAAAGAGCTTGGACGAAGAATCGTTTGATTCAGAAAGTATGAAAAACTCTCAGAGTagtaaaaactttttattcagttatcgtgaaaaaaacgatgagaGCGATTCCTCGGATAACGTTTCACCGAGCAAGGGCCACGATTGTTTTGATTCCCTGACAGAAATCGAAACTCCGAATCGATCGAGTCAGCGGCCTGTTATCGCTCCAACTAAATTGAAGCTTCCCTCCGTCATGGAAATACCACCATACGCTCCAGTCGCAACATCAACGAAATTCAACGACGAGGCTAAGAACtcgaataattatgaaaagagacaaatttacgagaaaaatcattttccctCGGACGTGAGCTCCATCTCGAAGGACATGAACAGCTTTGCCAACGATTTCACACGACCGTCTAACCGAGATATTGGGAAAGGAGTGACTTATCGCAAATCACCTTCTTCCCGACAACTTAATTTTTCTAACTTTCCAGTTCTATCACGAAACGACGATACTGACTCGACCAATCAAATGGCTCAAGAAGAATCGGTCGATCTTTCGAAAAGCGTTTCTCTCCCCGATGTCGAATCAACTTGCAACGATTTCACGTCAAAAATTCCTGCTGCTCAACCCAATGCGAAACCTCCCCTCTCGTTGACATACAACAAGCCACAGACTGACGTCCAAACTACTCATGCAC GCGATCCTTCAAAGCCCGGAGGTTTGTGGTACGGTCACGTCGAGGAAGCCGTTTGCGGATACGAAACGAGGGACGACAACGAGAGGAACGCTGCGAGTTACGGAGGCGGCGTTACTGGGTCGGCGTGTATCCGTCGCGAGGGTAAAGACGAAAAAGCAAATGTCTCACCGGCGGCAGTAGCGCTCGCGATGTCAAGCGGCGAGGATAGCTCGGACAGTGAGTGCGGTCCAATGGCGATACGAGAAAACGATAACGCACATTGTAACGTTGGGAACGAGACTCGCTCGATATCACCGACCGTTTTGAATTTTGTTGGCGGCGCGTTACTCGGTACCTCAACACCGGCTTCGATAAATAACaacaatgaaaattgcaaCAATAACAATGTGAAGAAACTCGATGACATTCCGGATCATCAGACGAAAAAGTCAATCGTCCCTAAACGAGAAAAGCGTGAG AAACCGCACACCATTCGCAGATCTTTATCGGACAGCGGATGTGGGCGTTCCGAATGTCGCTGCCGCTTGACCAACGTTGTTTCATCtcaagaagaatttaataaagaagaaaatcgTCCCGCTGTTTTCCCGAGTCTCACTGATGCAAGACTTCAAGAGTCTGGCATTGCCAAGCTCCCGAACAACGATGAACTTCG AGAAAATCTTCCCGAGGCTGAACTCGAG CGAAAATTCATCGCTCTTTCGGTGGGTCTGGTCACTGATCGGGTAACGTTACATCGACGAGTAGCACTCTCTATTCGCCAGAGGGATCAATCGGAGAGGAATCTTAGCTGTGAGATTCAGAAAATGCATCAGGATATACAG GATCTAGCGCCACTGTGCATCGATCGAGAATCTGTCGAGAGAGTCGAACGTGTCAGACATCAGCTCGAGATGATAAACCAGTGCGCTCACAGAGTTTCCTGCACAGCCGAGACTCTCGGCGCGGTACATCAGGAAAACAGAATCTCCAGGGCGGTTCTACTCGCCGATCGTTATCTCCTCGTTCTGAGATCCAGATGTGAGAAATTGGCTCATGACCTCTCTGAGACCAA GCGTATCCTGACGGAAAATAACATCGTTGTTGAGGATCATAGCGGGGAGCTCGGTGATGATATGCCACGAACCCGGTATCGGGGAGTCCCCATCACTAATCGTACGATG GACGGCTTGAGGCAACGAAATTCCGTATCAGGAAGAGTTACCCTCAGAAGACCCTCGCTGAGTGCCGAAGTTCAAAAATGGGAGGTGGAAAAACTCGATCGCACGGA CAGCAGTTCCAGCAGTATAGGGGAATTACGTGAAATATTCGAGCAGGCTGAATCTCGTAGGAATTCACGTGAGGAAAATAACAACGTGTTGCGTTTGCATTCGAGTAATTTGAATATTCGAGCGGACTGCGAGCAAAACAGCGAGATTGAAGTTTGGACGAATGCACGAGAAGAGTCCGTGCCAGAATTACCAGTCACTCCAAACGGATTTCATGAATCGAGACACGG ACGAAGCACCACCGCTTTTGTTCCCTGCTGGAAAACGATGATGTGGTGCATTGTAATCTCATTCTTCTTTGGCTTCTACGTCAAGCACGCTGTTTCATCGTCCAGCGAATGTTCGAGCTCGAATCTCAAATGGTGGTCCATTGAGGAACTCGTCGAACgttatttttcagcgcaaagtAATTCACCGAGGCCAATATGA